A segment of the Aureliella helgolandensis genome:
AATCCATCCCTGCATGAGCGGATATATGTGTGAGTGGGTATACTGACATTCGAAAAATCATTTCGAGCGAATGCCCCGCGGGCAACGAGGAAAAAGAAAACCACTGGATCTGCTTGTTTCACACCGATGCCAAATTTCAAAGTGGCGAATGCACCTGTAGCTGGCGGGTGCGGCTGATCGCTGAGTTTCGGTCCTGAGGAACAGTGGTTGGGGAAGGTGCCGAGCGACTAGGCTCTGGCTCTGGATGCGGCACCTGCGTTTTATGCGATGCGATTTTCAATCTGGATTTCTTAGCCCAGGATTCTGTAGACGCAGGACTATGTGAGGGAAACTAGGTTGGCGGAAACTCAGTGGCAAAGATCGCATTTGGGCTGGTGCATTGTGCGAGCACTCTACAATTGCAGTGGCGAGCCGCCAATAGTGCCACCTTGTGGGATCGGTACAGGGAGCGTCATCAACGGCCGACCGTTCGGTTCTTCAGGGAGTCTTCGAACTGAGTTTATCTAGCTGCACCATTGGGAGTGTTATCACGCTCTTGCCAGCCATGTTCCTGGCGCAGAATTTTTGGGGGGAGCTGGATGACTGGCTTGCAAATTGCCTCGATGTATTGCCGCAGCAGTTCATTGCGTTTGCGACGCAAGAGTGGTCGCCGGACCAGTGGTCGCCTCGCGTTTTGATCTCAATTTTAATTTTAGCGGGCTCCGCGTTCGTCCAGGCGACGGTTGGATTTGCTGCTGCGTTGTTCGGGCTGCCATTGCTGTTGTGGGCAGGGAACAGCTTGGTAGAGGCCCAAGTCATGATAATCACGGCGATGCTGGCTCAAAACTTTCTCTCGGTTTGGAAGCTGAGACGCAGTATTGATTTGCGAGAGGTCGTTGTCCCTGCTGCTATCCGAATCTCAGCGTTGCCGATTGGCGTTGCAGGACTGGGCTTCGTAATGACCTGGTCTGCTGCCGCGGTCAATCAACTAGTGGGAGGCATTATTCTGTTTGCGGTTGCGCTCCAATCGTTGGTGGGCATTGAGTGGAAAAA
Coding sequences within it:
- a CDS encoding TSUP family transporter, whose amino-acid sequence is MFLAQNFWGELDDWLANCLDVLPQQFIAFATQEWSPDQWSPRVLISILILAGSAFVQATVGFAAALFGLPLLLWAGNSLVEAQVMIITAMLAQNFLSVWKLRRSIDLREVVVPAAIRISALPIGVAGLGFVMTWSAAAVNQLVGGIILFAVALQSLVGIEWKNANKPIWVAATFGGSGILQGLSGMSGPPMVLWVHGQRFSADRARAFLFSMYISNFGPQMALLTWRFGFSVWYSAGIALLSVPLVIVGALLGLRLGSWFGDRWLRPITYLCLIVLAVSSMLEPWLNRP